Proteins co-encoded in one Malus domestica chromosome 09, GDT2T_hap1 genomic window:
- the LOC103443209 gene encoding agamous-like MADS-box protein AGL1 isoform X1, whose protein sequence is MEFANQAPESSTQKKLGRGKIEIKRIENTTNRQVTFCKRRNGLLKKAYELSVLCDAEVALIVFSTRGRLYEYANNSVRATIDRYKKACADSTDGGSVSEANTQFYQQEASKLRRQIREIQNSNRHILGESLSTLKVKELKNLEGRLEKGISRIRSKKNEILFSEIEFMQKRETELQHHNNFLRAKIAESEREQQQQQTHMMPGTSYDPSMPSNSYDRNFFPVILESNNNHYPRQGQTALQLV, encoded by the exons ATGGAGTTCGCAAATCAAGCACCTGAGAGCTCTacccaaaaaaaattgggaagagGCAAAATTGAGATTAAGCGGATCGAAAACACTACCAATCGACAAGTCACCTTCTGCAAACGCCGCAACGGATTGCTTAAGAAAGCCTATGAATTGTCTGTTCTTTGTGATGCTGAAGTTGCTCTTATCGTCTTCTCCACCCGTGGCCGCCTCTATGAGTATGCTAACAACAG CGTTAGAGCAACAATCGACAGGTACAAAAAAGCATGCGCTGATTCTACGGACGGTGGATCTGTATCAGAAGCTAACACTCAG TTTTATCAGCAGGAAGCATCAAAACTGCGAAGACAGATCCGAGAAATTCAGAATTCAAACAG GCATATACTGGGGGAATCCCTTAGCACCTTGAAAGTCAAGGAACTGAAAAACCTAGAAGGAAGATTGGAGAAAGGAATCAGCAGAATAAGATCCAAAAAG AATGAAATCCTGTTTTCTGAAATCGAATTCATGCAAAAGAGG GAGACTGAGCTGCAACACCACAACAATTTTCTGAGAGCAAAG ATAGCTGAAAGCGAGAGggaacagcagcagcagcaaacaCATATGATGCCGGGAACTTCCTACGATCCGTCGATGCCTTCGAATTCGTATGACAGGAACTTCTTCCCTGTGATCTTGGAGTCCAATAATAACCATTACCCTCGCCAAGGCCAGACAGCTCTCCAACTTGT TTGA